In Pseudobacter ginsenosidimutans, the following are encoded in one genomic region:
- a CDS encoding winged helix-turn-helix transcriptional regulator, which produces MYIKKTTPTLNCGLDLVGEVLYGKWKIRILWFIHIGNLRPSELQRKIPNVTRRVLNVQLKELEDHELVTKTIFPVLPPKVEYRLTDFGESLIPLIQSIGLWGDEHQERLRRVILKHDGQSSGELDNTYVEDTPVREALSR; this is translated from the coding sequence ATGTACATAAAAAAGACTACTCCGACGCTCAATTGCGGACTTGATCTTGTTGGTGAAGTATTGTATGGCAAATGGAAGATCCGTATTCTTTGGTTCATCCATATAGGCAACTTGCGGCCAAGTGAACTTCAGCGGAAAATTCCGAATGTAACAAGACGGGTGCTGAATGTGCAACTGAAGGAACTTGAAGATCATGAATTGGTTACTAAAACGATCTTTCCGGTATTGCCTCCAAAGGTGGAATACCGTCTTACAGACTTCGGTGAATCTCTCATCCCCTTGATTCAATCCATTGGTCTTTGGGGCGATGAGCACCAGGAGCGGCTACGCAGGGTTATTTTGAAGCACGATGGGCAATCATCAGGTGAACTTGATAATACTTATGTGGAAGATACGCCCGTTCGCGAGGCTTTGTCTCGTTAA
- a CDS encoding DUF7003 family protein, whose product MITEGQILAKLDDYKLGYYCQFVELGHVYSYLIDSRLNIFKGDNDSWAIAAERLGYNPRGSGITLDICFFGNCLTNLEHYNGQDTNYYTVSPIEWNDFNDTVDGEVLKPDAKFWTIRGIQIELSHKKQDYLNAGIELNEYEPDEISLEEVGRLLITKHRNLFRATDEELYKSIPNSLKKILVIDEWYHRDFTEIVQPTMSDEQLRSTYDFNKNLAGGEYPLNYETFASMFRQQEKLTSKYNQNQYQDNRPSSYETWQLIAKVIATGDTTLYKPTLKPNTHWKNWPDSGSL is encoded by the coding sequence ATGATTACAGAAGGACAAATTCTTGCAAAACTTGACGATTATAAATTAGGCTACTACTGCCAGTTTGTAGAGTTAGGGCATGTGTATTCTTACCTTATTGATAGCAGACTTAATATTTTCAAAGGTGACAATGACAGCTGGGCTATTGCAGCCGAACGATTAGGTTATAACCCGCGAGGTAGTGGCATTACGCTTGACATATGTTTTTTCGGAAATTGCCTTACAAACCTGGAACATTACAACGGGCAAGACACAAACTATTACACTGTTTCCCCGATTGAATGGAATGACTTCAACGATACAGTTGACGGCGAAGTTCTAAAACCCGACGCAAAATTTTGGACTATTAGAGGTATACAAATTGAACTCTCACACAAAAAGCAAGATTATCTTAATGCTGGAATTGAACTTAATGAATATGAACCGGATGAAATTTCGCTAGAAGAAGTTGGCAGATTACTGATAACAAAACATCGTAACTTATTTAGAGCAACTGACGAGGAACTTTATAAATCAATCCCAAACAGTCTCAAGAAAATATTGGTAATAGACGAATGGTATCATCGTGACTTCACTGAAATTGTTCAGCCGACAATGAGTGACGAACAATTGCGGTCAACTTATGACTTCAACAAAAATCTTGCTGGTGGAGAATATCCATTAAATTATGAAACGTTTGCTTCTATGTTCAGGCAACAAGAAAAATTAACAAGTAAGTACAATCAAAATCAATATCAGGACAACCGGCCAAGTTCTTATGAAACTTGGCAATTGATTGCTAAGGTTATTGCAACTGGTGATACAACTTTATATAAACCGACATTGAAACCTAATACTCATTGGAAAAATTGGCCAGACTCAGGAAGTCTGTAA
- a CDS encoding TatD family hydrolase: MNIQITDTHTHLYVNSFLSDLPAVMERAAAEGVTKFYLPAIDSESLEQMLKVEADYPGKCFAMMGLHPCSVEADYKKELALVEEWLAKRKFAAVGEIGLDYYWSDKFLKEQVEAFHQQIEWALQYELPIVIHCRNAMDDTIQIVREHQFGKLRGIFHCFTGSAEQAQQIVDLGFYLGIGGVLTYKNAGLAEALANIDLEHMVLETDAPYLTPVPFRGKRNEPSYLKYVIDKLAEVKNTDPETVARITSKNAEKIFGG; encoded by the coding sequence ATGAACATACAAATTACTGATACTCACACCCATTTATACGTGAACAGCTTTTTGTCCGACCTTCCGGCAGTGATGGAGCGTGCGGCTGCAGAGGGTGTGACTAAATTTTACCTACCCGCTATTGACAGTGAGAGCCTGGAACAGATGCTGAAAGTGGAAGCGGATTATCCCGGAAAATGTTTCGCCATGATGGGGCTTCATCCCTGTTCAGTGGAAGCTGATTATAAGAAGGAGCTCGCACTGGTGGAGGAATGGCTGGCCAAAAGGAAATTTGCCGCGGTAGGAGAGATCGGACTGGACTATTACTGGAGCGATAAATTTCTGAAGGAACAGGTTGAGGCTTTCCATCAACAGATCGAATGGGCATTGCAGTATGAACTTCCTATCGTGATCCATTGCAGGAATGCGATGGATGATACCATTCAGATTGTGCGGGAGCACCAGTTCGGTAAACTGCGTGGCATCTTCCATTGTTTTACAGGTTCAGCCGAACAGGCGCAGCAGATAGTGGATCTTGGATTTTACCTGGGCATCGGCGGTGTGCTTACTTATAAGAATGCTGGCCTGGCAGAAGCACTGGCGAATATCGATCTTGAACATATGGTGCTGGAAACGGATGCTCCTTATCTTACACCCGTTCCTTTCCGTGGCAAAAGGAATGAGCCCAGTTACCTGAAGTATGTAATTGATAAACTGGCGGAAGTGAAAAACACTGATCCGGAGACAGTGGCCAGGATCACTTCAAAAAATGCAGAAAAAATATTCGGGGGGTAA